From Coleofasciculus sp. FACHB-T130, a single genomic window includes:
- a CDS encoding VOC family protein, with amino-acid sequence MLFQCTAALVTLATVDLEVLVLFYTNLLNQNPNPYIPNIYAEFQLPGFRLGIFRSKETHLSEFESAKSGMSLCLEVTDLEGAISHLTALGYPPPGEIFIASHGREVYAYDPIGNRLILHQVFAIC; translated from the coding sequence ATGCTTTTCCAATGCACCGCCGCACTCGTCACTTTAGCAACCGTTGACCTTGAAGTTCTAGTGCTTTTCTATACCAATCTGCTCAACCAAAACCCAAATCCCTACATCCCGAATATTTACGCTGAATTTCAGTTGCCTGGATTTCGCTTAGGAATTTTCAGATCTAAAGAAACGCACTTATCAGAGTTTGAATCAGCTAAAAGTGGAATGAGCTTGTGTTTAGAAGTGACTGACTTAGAAGGGGCAATTTCTCACCTAACTGCCCTCGGATACCCACCCCCAGGAGAAATTTTTATCGCTTCTCATGGCAGAGAAGTCTATGCTTACGATCCCATAGGAAATCGGTTAATTCTTCACCAAGTATTTGCTATTTGTTAA